A region of the Longimicrobium sp. genome:
CAGCAGCCCCACGGCCACCGCCACGCCGGGGGTGCTCACCCGCCGCGCCCACAGGTACGAAAGCGCCACCGCCAAGACGGAGAACAGCAGCACCATCACCTTCATCCCCACCCACGAGGTGACGCCCACCATCCGCCCTGCCGCGAGGATCAGCGGCCACCCCGGCGGGTACTGCACGTGGGGACGCATGGCCGGGTCCCACAGCTCCTGGTAGGTGCCGCGCTCCACGAGCGACCGCGCGAGCGCCGCGTACGCCGCGTTGTCGCCGCCGGTGTGGGGCGTGGGGTCGAACGCCAGTCCCGCCAGCAGCAGGTGGAGCGCCGCCAGCCCGGCGGCCACGTGCCACGGGCGGAGCCGCTCCGTCCAGCGCGGGGCGGGCGGGGGCGCGGGGGCCTGCGCCTTCTTCTGTGCGGCGGGACGGGCGCGGGGGAGAGGGCGGCTCACGAGGGCGCGTATGGGCAGGGGGTGCGGAGAAGCGGCATCAAGGTAGCCGGTCAGCCTCACCCGGACAACGCGCCCTTCACCGGTGCGGCGGCGGGCTGAATCCCGCCGCCGGTCGCGGCCGTAGACCCGTGGACGCGACCGTTGTTATCTTTTCTCGTGGCACACCGACGTTCCCCTCAGCTCCATCCGCACGTGAAACCTGGAACCCTGGCTGCGGTGCTGGCCCTGCTGCTCGCGGCCGTGCACCCGGCGGCGGCGCAGCTGCGCATCGACATCAACATTCCCGAGAACCGCCTGCGAGTGGTGGAGGGCGACAGCGTGCTGCGCACCTACCGCGTGTCGGTGGGGCTGCCCGGCCACGACACGCCCGATGGCGAGTTCACCATCGGACGGGCGGAATGGAACCCTTCGTGGCGCCCGCCGGACCGCGAGTGGGCGCGCGACGACCGGTTCACGCCGCCGGGGCCCAACAACCCCATGGGCCGCGTGAAGCTGTTCTTTGCGCCGTACTACTACATCCACGGCACTCCCGACACCGCCAACATCGGCCAGGCGGCCTCGCACGGGTGCGTGCGGATGCGCAACCGCGACGTGATCGAGCTCGCGCGGTTCCTTCACACCCGCGCGCAACCCACGGTGGCGCCGGCGGAGATCGACGGGATCTTGCGCCGCTCCGGCACCACGCGCTGGTCCACCTTCCGCGCGCCGGTGCCGCTGACGATACGCTACGAGCCCATCGTGGTGCAGGGCGGGGAACTACGCGTGTTCCCGGACGTGTACGACCGCAGCCGCATCCACACCGAAGCCGTCATCCAGGCGCTGCTCGCGGCGGGGTACGACGGCGCGTCCATCGATCGGGGGCAGATCCGCGCCGTGCTGCAACGGGCCCGCGCCGCCGAGAGCACCTATACCATCCAACTGGCCGAAGCCTTTTCCGGACTCCGCCGGCGCGAAGACGCCGCGCGGGAGTAGCGGACCGGCTCCACCGATCGTTCGGCCTCGTTCCCCACCACGACCGCCCGCGGCACTTTGCCGCGGGCGGATCGTGTTTTGCGCCGGAAACTTGACACCGAACGGATTTCGCCCGTACGTTCGGCGCGTTTCCCACTGAACCCCGTCCATTTCGCCGATGCCCTCACCCGCGCTGGACTCCGAGGCGCGCGAGCGCCTGCGCGCCGACCTCGAGGCGCTCGATTGCGTGCGCCGCGCCGTGGTGGATGCCGATCCGCTTCGCGTGTACATCGTCTGCGACCGCGCCGAGTC
Encoded here:
- a CDS encoding L,D-transpeptidase — encoded protein: MKPGTLAAVLALLLAAVHPAAAQLRIDINIPENRLRVVEGDSVLRTYRVSVGLPGHDTPDGEFTIGRAEWNPSWRPPDREWARDDRFTPPGPNNPMGRVKLFFAPYYYIHGTPDTANIGQAASHGCVRMRNRDVIELARFLHTRAQPTVAPAEIDGILRRSGTTRWSTFRAPVPLTIRYEPIVVQGGELRVFPDVYDRSRIHTEAVIQALLAAGYDGASIDRGQIRAVLQRARAAESTYTIQLAEAFSGLRRREDAARE